A region from the Corylus avellana chromosome ca7, CavTom2PMs-1.0 genome encodes:
- the LOC132186216 gene encoding pentatricopeptide repeat-containing protein At1g52640, mitochondrial produces MAIRSLSCKPKTLCSLFHFLLQPKPQNLQPFSSRASQLSDRPLPDLVNEISRILSDHRNPHHDLELSLNTLSTQISTSLVEQVLKRCNNLGFSAHRFFLWAKRIPGFEHSVESYQILVDILGSSKQFAILWDFLIEMRDSYCCEIRPQIFWIVFRAYSRANLPEDAVRAFNRMVEFGIKPGVHDLDQLLYVLCKRKHVRHAQQFFYEVKSGFVPNAKTYSILMRGWGDIGESKEALKLFDEMLERKCNVDVLAYNSLLEALCKGGDVDEAYRMFREMPSNGVDPDACTYSIFIRTYCEANDMHSAFSVLDRMRRYDLLPNVYTYNCIIKKLCKNERSDEAYQLLDEMIERGVRPDDWSYNAILAYHCDHCEVNRALGLISRMEKDDCIPDGHTYNMVLKLLIRVGRFDRATEVWERMGERGFYPSVSTYAVMVHGLCKKKGKLEEACKYFEMMIDEGMPPYTSTIDMLRNRLLGLGLSEHIEILADKMGRSTSCSIQELANMMRGNKVYKTLKNEEADLKRK; encoded by the coding sequence ATGGCCATAAGGTCTCTTTCCTGTAAACCCAAAACCTTGTGCTCtctcttccactttcttctgCAACCCAAACCCCAAAATCTCCAACCTTTCTCTTCCCGCGCCTCACAGCTCTCAGACCGACCATTACCAGACCTTGTCAACGAGATCTCTCGTATACTCAGCGACCACCGGAACCCCCATCACGACTTAGAACTTTCTCTCAACACGTTGTCAACACAAATATCCACAAGTCTGGTCGAGCAGGTCTTGAAGAGGTGCAACAATCTGGGGTTCTCAGCTCACAGGTTCTTTCTTTGGGCTAAAAGGATTCCGGGTTTTGAGCATAGTGTTGAGAGCTATCAGATTTTGGTTGATATCTTGGGAAGTAGTAAGCAGTTTGCTATATTATGGGATTTTCTTATAGAAATGAGAGATTCTTATTGTTGTGAGATTCGCCCACAAATTTTCTGGATTGTATTTAGAGCTTATAGTAGAGCTAATCTCCCGGAAGATGCAGTTCGAGCTTTCAATAGAATGGTTGAGTTTGGCATCAAGCCGGGAGTTCATGATCTTGATCAGCTTTTATATGTGTTATGCAAAAGGAAGCACGTGAGGCATGCCCagcaatttttttatgaagttaAGAGTGGGTTCGTCCCGAATGCAAAAACTTATAGCATTTTGATGAGAGGGTGGGGGGATATAGGTGAGTCAAAGGAGGCGCTTAAATTGTTCGACGAAATGCTCGAACGAAAATGTAATGTAGATGTGTTAGCCTATAATAGTTTGTTGGAGGCTTTGTGCAAAGGTGGGGATGTGGATGAAGCATACAGGATGTTTCGGGAGATGCCGTCTAATGGAGTTGACCCTGATGCTTGTACTTACTCGATTTTCATCCGCACATATTGTGAAGCAAATGATATGCATTCAGCTTTTAGTGTGCTTGATAGAATGAGGAGATATGATCTTTTGCCTAATGTTTATACTTACAATTGTATTATCAAGAAACTTTGTAAAAATGAAAGGTCGGATGAGGCTTACCAACTTTTAGACGAGATGATTGAGAGGGGAGTTAGACCCGATGATTGGAGTTACAATGCCATCCTAGCTTACCATTGTGATCATTGTGAGGTGAATAGGGCTCTTGGGTTGATTTCTAGGATGGAGAAGGATGATTGCATTCCGGATGGGCATACCTATAACATGGTGCTCAAATTACTGATCAGAGTAGGAAGATTTGATAGGGCAACTGAAGTTTGGGAAAGAATGGGGGAGAGAGGATTTTATCCTTCAGTTTCAACATATGCTGTCATGGTTCATGGTTTGTGCAAAAAGAAAGGTAAACTGGAGGAGGCATGTAAATACTTTGAAATGATGATTGATGAAGGAATGCCACCATATACTTCTACGATTGACATGTTGAGGAATCGTCTATTGGGGTTAGGTTTATCGGAGCATATTGAGATACTTGCAGATAAGATGGGGCGAAGCACTTCTTGTTCAATACAGGAGCTGGCAAATATGATGAGAGGTAATAAGGTGTATAAGACATTGAAAAATGAAGAGGCGGATCTTAAACGCAAGTAA
- the LOC132186217 gene encoding O-fucosyltransferase 13, whose amino-acid sequence MVVLAVKPLFTILVVSLALLLAVVLLWPPSPFFQSSLPSNSPLGKSDIWSIRRIVEWRPCKWWLQGDLNVLPVKSNGYIRVDCYGGLNQMRRDLCDGVGIARLLNATLVLPKFEVAAYWNESSGFADVFDVEYFIQQMNGFIKVVQELPPEIASKEPFRVDCSKRKGQFDYVESVLPSLLEHHYISFTPAMSQRRDRYPQHAKAALCQACYNALRLTRSLEKKASELLEAIPKPFLSLHLRFEPDMVAYSQCEYSGISSASMNAVEAARGDRKPWTGELARIWRKRGKCPLTPNETAFILQALQIPTNTNIYLAAGDGLMELEGLTSLYTNVVTKSSLLNGEDFTSMHGNTKAALDYYVSINSDSYVATYFGNMDKMVAAMRAFKGLYKTLLLSRRAFAEFTSQGFRGKDLMQALWKAHRDDYALGRGSALPDCFCEFKL is encoded by the exons ATGGTGGTTTTGGCAGTTAAACCTTTGTTTACCATTCTAGTGGTCTCTCTTGCTCTCCTGCTCGCTGTCGTTTTGCTTTGGCCTCCTTCTCCGTTCTTTCAGAGCTCGCTTCCTTCCAATTCACCATT AGGGAAATCGGACATATGGAGTATCCGGAGGATCGTTGAATGGAGACCTTGCAAGTGGTGGCTACAAGGAGATCTAAATG TTCTGCCAGTGAAGAGTAATGGATATATTCGAGTGGATTGCTATGGTGGCCTCAATCAGATGCGAAGAGAT CTGTGTGATGGTGTTGGTATTGCCCGTCTTTTAAATGCAACCCTGGTTTTGCCAAAGTTTGAAGTGGCTGCATATTGGAATGAATCGAG TGGCTTTGCAGATGTATTTGATGTCGAATACTTCATTCAACAGATGAATGGCTTTATTAAGGTTGTACAAGAGTTGCCACCAGAGATTGCATCAAAAGAGCCTTTTCGAGTAGACTGTAGCAAACGCAAAGGCCAATTTGATTACGTTGAAAGTGTTCTTCCATCTTTATTGGAACATCACTATATTTCATTTACACCAGCAATGAGCCAAAGAAGAGACAG GTATCCTCAGCATGCCAAAGCTGCCCTTTGTCAAGCTTGTTACAATGCATTACGCCTCACTAGATCCTTGGAGAAGAAAGCCTCTGAGCTTCTAGAAGCCATACCCAAACCCTTTCTCTCACTTCACCTTCGCTTTGAACCTGACATGGTAGCCTACAGCCAATGTGAATACTCTGGTATTTCTTCTGCCTCTATGAATGCTGTTGAGGCGGCACGGGGAGATAGAAAACCATGGACTGGAGAGTTAGCCCGCATTTGGAGAAAACGGGGGAAATGCCCTCTTACCCCTAATGAGACAGCCTTCATACTTCAGGCACTTCAGATACCAacaaacacaaatatatatcTGGCAGCTGGGGATGGTCTGATGGAACTTGAAGGTTTAACTTCTCTTTATACCAATGTAGTTACCAAGTCTAGCCTCCTTAACGGTGAGGATTTCACAAGCATGCATGGGAACACAAAAGCTGCATTGGATTATTATGTGTCTATTAACAGTGATTCTTATGTGGCAACATATTTTGGAAATATGGATAAGATGGTTGCAGCAATGCGAGCTTTCAAGGGGTTGTACAAAACTCTCCTTTTAAGCAGAAGAGCTTTTGCAGAGTTCACTTCGCAGGGTTTTAGAGGGAAAGATTTGATGCAAGCCCTATGGAAGGCACATAGAGATGATTATGCACTGGGGAGAGGATCTGCTTTGCCCGACTGCTTTTGCGagtttaaattgtga
- the LOC132188827 gene encoding pentatricopeptide repeat-containing protein At1g52620, whose product MSKTLLSRIKPLHNPKPTSSSSSPFLFRPSIKLLQDTIRILETHDQWDQSLETHFSESQVLVSDIAHHVLDRIHDVELGLKFFDWASKRPYGCSLDGSAYSSLLKLLARFKIFSEIELVLKSMKLEELKPTREALSALIHAYADSGSVGKALEFYNMVGEMHNCVPGVFACNSLLSVLVKHRRTEIACRVYDEMLENSCVDDYSTCIMVGSLCKEGKVKEGWKLIEDRWGEGCVPNVVFYNTLIDGYCKRGDVESANGLFKELKLKGFLPTLETYGAMINGFCKGGKFEVIDRLLVEMKERGLNVSVQVYNTIIDAQYKHGCAVGVVETIRRMIESGCEPDIITYNTLINGSCREGKVKEADKFLEEARKRGLMPNKFSYTPLIHAYCRQGEYFRASDLLIKMMEGGHKPDLVSYGALIHGLIVAGEVDVALTMRDKMMERGVLPDAGIYNVLMSGLCKKGRLPAAKLLLAEMLDQNLQPDGFVYATLVDGFIRNDEIEEAKKLFEFAIEKDIDPGVVGYNAMIKGFCKFGMMKDALSCILRMRKGGHAPDVYTYTTLIDGYVKQHDLDGALKIFGLMVKERCKPNVVTYTSLINGFCIKGDFDRAEETFREMQSCGLEPNVVTYSIFIGSFCKACKLAKAASFFELMLLSKCIPNDVIFHYLVNGFANTALSAVSKESNRVQENEKSMFLDFFGKMTSDGWVQITAVYNSIIICLCQHGMVKTALQLHDKMISKGFLLDSVSFAALLHGICLEGRSNEWNDIISCNLNENELQTAANYLDKLNQYLPQGRASEASHIIQALIEDYKSNDSQEEVPKP is encoded by the coding sequence ATGTCTAAAACCCTTCTCTCTCGCATCAAACCCCTTCACAACCCCAAACCcacttcgtcttcttcttcaccCTTTCTCTTCAGGCCCTCTATCAAACTACTCCAAGACACCATCCGAATCCTCGAAACCCATGACCAATGGGACCAGTCCCTCGAAACCCACTTCTCCGAATCCCAAGTCCTTGTTTCGGACATTGCCCATCACGTTTTAGACCGAATACACGATGTAGAATTGGGTTTGAAGTTCTTCGATTGGGCCTCAAAGCGGCCGTATGGTTGTTCGCTTGATGGGTCTGCGTATTCTTCGCTTTTGAAGCTTTTGGCgaggtttaaaattttttcgGAGATTGAATTGGTGTTGAAGAGTATGAAACTCGAAGAACTAAAGCCGACCCGTGAAGCATTGAGCGCTTTAATTCACGCCTATGCGGATTCTGGGTCGGTAGGTAAGGCACTTGAATTTTATAATATGGTAGGTGAAATGCATAATTGCGTTCCGGGTGTTTTCGCGTGTAATTCTTTGCTTAGTGTCCTTGTGAAGCATCGGCGAACTGAAATCGCTTGCCGGGTGTATGATGAAATGCTTGAGAATTCCTGTGTAGATGATTATAGTACTTGCATTATGGTTGGGAGTTTGTGTAAGGAAGGGAAGGTCAAGGAAGGTTGGAAGTTGATTGAAGATAGGTGGGGGGAGGGTTGCGTGCCAAATGTTGTGTTTTATAATACGCTCATTGATGGGTATTGCAAGAGAGGTGATGTTGAAAGTGCCAATGGGCTTTTTAAGGAGTTGAAATTGAAAGGGTTCTTGCCTACATTGGAGACTTACGGGGCCATGATAAATGGATTTTGCAAGGGAGGGAAATTTGAAGTGATTGATCGACTTTTGGTAGAAATGAAAGAGAGGGGTTTGAATGTCAGTGTTCAAGTATATAATACTATAATTGATGCTCAGTATAAGCATGGTTGTGCAGTTGGAGTGGTGGAGACGATTAGAAGGATGATTGAGAGTGGTTGTGAGCCGGATATTATAACCTATAATACTTTGATTAATGGTTCATGCAGGGAGGGGAAGGTTAAGGAAGCTGATAAATTTCTGGAGGAGGCAAGGAAAAGGGGACTAATGCCAAACAAGTTTAGTTATACTCCTCTTATACATGCTTATTGCAGACAAGGGGAATACTTCAGGGCCTCAGATTTGCTTATAAAGATGATGGAAGGAGGGCACAAACCTGATTTGGTTTCTTATGGAGCTCTCATCCATGGACTCATTGTTGCAGGGGAAGTTGATGTTGCATTAACAATGCGAGACAAAATGATGGAAAGGGGAGTATTACCTGATGCTGGCATTTACAATGTCTTGATGAGTGGACTCTGCAAGAAAGGCAGGCTTCCTGCTGCCAAGCTGCTGCTTGCTGAGATGCTTGACCAAAATTTGCAACCTGATGGATTCGTTTATGCCACTTTGGTGGACGGGTTCATCAGAAATGATGAAATTGAGGAGGCAAAGAAACTCTTTGAGTTCGCCATTGAAAAGGATATAGACCCTGGTGTTGTGGGGTACAATGCCATGATTAAAGGTTTCTGCAAATTTGGAATGATGAAGGATGCATTGTCATGTATCCTTAGAATGAGGAAAGGGGGTCATGCTCCAGATGTCTATACCTATACCACACTTATTGATGGGTACGTAAAGCAGCATGACTTGGATGGTGCACTGAAGATATTTGGGCTGATGGTGAAAGAGAGGTGCAAGCCAAATGTGGTCACATACACCTCCCTCATAAATGGGTTTTGCATCAAGGGAGATTTCGATAGAGCTGAAGAAACTTTCAGAGAGATGCAATCTTGTGGTTTGGAGCCTAATGTTGTCACATACAGTATATTTATTGGGAGCTTTTGTAAAGCGTGTAAACTTGCAAAAGCGGCCTCCTTTTTTGAGCTGATGCTGCTGAGCAAGTGCATTCCTAATGATGTTATCTTTCATTATCTTGTAAATGGGTTTGCAAATACTGCACTCAGTGCAGTTTCTAAGGAAAGCAATAGGGTTCAGGAGAATGAGAAGTCTATGtttctggatttttttggaaagatgACATCAGATGGATGGGTGCAAATAACTGCAGTATATAATTCTATTATCATTTGCCTTTGCCAACATGGGATGGTTAAAACTGCTTTGCAGTTGCATGATAAGATGATCAGTAAGGGGTTCCTTCTAGATTCTGTTTCTTTTGCTGCCCTGCTACATGGTATTTGCTTGGAAGGAAGATCAAATGAATGGAATGACATTATCTCCTgtaatttgaatgaaaatgagCTCCAAACTGCTGCCAATTACTTGGACAAATTAAACCAATACCTACCCCAAGGAAGGGCTTCTGAGGCTTCACATATCATACAGGCCTTGATTGAGGACTACAAGTCTAATGACTCACAAGAGGAAGTTCCAAAGCCTTGA
- the LOC132188855 gene encoding pentatricopeptide repeat-containing protein At1g80150, mitochondrial codes for MLSLRSFRRFCHTVASIASTDTPAAVSNCIQNLKPLEEPALVKLKNERDPERLFHLFKANAHNRIVIENRFTFEDTVSRLAGAGRFDYIEHLLEHQKTLPQGRREGFIVRIIMLYGKAGMTKHAIDTFYDMHLYGCQRTVKSFNAALQVLTSTRDLGAIEEFLNNVPERFFVELDIFSVNIVIKAFCDMYVLDKAYLVMVEMEKLGIKPDVVTYTTLISAFYKDNRCEIGNGLWNLMVLRGCLPNLATFNVRIQYLVNRRRAWQANSLMDMMQKLGITPDEVTYNLVIKGFCQAGYLEMAKRVYSAFHAKGYKPNVKIYQTMIHYLCKGGDFDLAYTMCKDCMRKNWFPSVDTIHTLLEGLKKNGQLGKAKVILALAQSRVPSFSSSQLSTLKSILSRNGIR; via the coding sequence ATGCTCTCTCTGCGATCTTTTCGCAGATTTTGTCACACTGTAGCCTCCATTGCATCAACAGATACTCCTGCAGCTGTATCGAACTGCATTCAAAATCTGAAACCATTGGAAGAACCTGCCCTTGTGAAGCTTAAGAATGAGCGGGACCCTGAGAGGCTGTTCCATTTATTTAAGGCCAATGCACACAATCGGATTGTAATTGAAAACCGTTTTACATTTGAAGATACAGTGTCTAGGCTAGCTGGTGCAGGCCGCTTTGATTACATTGAGCATTTGCTTGAGCATCAGAAGACTCTTCCGCAAGGTCGCCGTGAAGGGTTTATTGTGAGGATTATAATGTTGTATGGTAAGGCTGGGATGACTAAACATGCTATTGATACTTTTTATGATATGCATTTGTATGGGTGTCAAAGGACTGTTAAATCCTTCAATGCTGCACTTCAGGTTTTGACGAGTACACGTGATTTAGGAGCAATTGAGGAATTTCTTAACAATGTTCCTGAGAGGTTTTTTGTTGAATTGGACATTTTTTCAGTTAATATCGTGATAAAGGCTTTCTGTGACATGTATGTTTTGGATAAAGCGTATTTAGTCATGGTAGAGATGGAAAAGTTGGGAATAAAGCCGGATGTGGTTACCTACACAACTCTTATTTCGGCATTCTATAAGGATAACCGGTGCGAGATTGGCAATGGGTTGTGGAATCTAATGGTGCTAAGGGGGTGTTTACCAAATCTTGCAACATTTAATGTTAGGATCCAGTATTTGGTTAATAGGAGACGAGCATGGCAAGCTAATAGTTTGATGGACATGATGCAGAAGCTTGGGATTACACCTGATGAGGTTACCTATAATTTGGTGATCAAAGGGTTTTGCCAGGCTGGGTATCTTGAAATGGCCAAAAGGGTCTATTCTGCTTTCCATGCCAAGGGGTACAAACCCAATGTTAAAATTTACCAGACCATGATTCATTATCTCTGTAAGGGAGGGGATTTTGATTTGGCATATACAATGTGTAAAGACTGCATGAGAAAGAATTGGTTTCCAAGTGTTGATACCATTCATACGTTGCTTGAAGGCCTTAAGAAGAATGGACAACTTGGTAAGGCTAAGGTCATCCTGGCTTTGGCTCAGAGTAGGgtgccttctttttcttcaagtcAATTGAGTACTTTAAAGTCCATATTGTCCAGGAATGGAATAAGATGA